A single genomic interval of Chloracidobacterium validum harbors:
- the carB gene encoding carbamoyl-phosphate synthase large subunit produces the protein MPKRTDLRKILVIGSGPIVIGQACEFDYSGTQACKALRAEGYEVVLINSNPATIMTDPELADGTYIEPLTLEAVTAVLERERPDALLPTVGGQTALNLAMQLAQAGVLERLGIQLIGANIKAIELAESRKQFKAAMEEIGLEMTKAVFVTPETNLDDVRATIGYPAIVRPSFTLGGAGGGIAYNDEEFYQIVERGLALSPVQEVVVEESVLGWKEYELEVMRDHADNIVIVCSIENFDPMGVHTGDSITVAPAQTLTDREYQALRDASLKIIRRIGVETGGSNIQFAVNPRDGRVRVIEMNPRVSRSSALASKATGFPIAKIAAKLAVGYTLDEIPNDITRQTPASFEPTLDYVVVKIPKWAFEKFQAAEPVLGTQMKSVGEAMAIGRTFKEAFMKALRSLEAHAARLPTYTTDDDLRRHLITPNPERVRYLQMALERGWTCTELHELTAIDPWFLYQLKEIADAQNQLVGRALADIPDAELRKVKRMGFSDRRIARTIGCTEAEVRHHRLQRGIRPVFKRIDTCAAEFASYTPYLYSTYAEECEADPTNRRKILILGSGPNRIGQGIEFDYCCCHASFALREAGYETIMVNCNPETVSTDYDTSDRLYFEPVTFEDVMHIIEREQPEGVIVQFGGQTPLNLAYGLRQAGVPILGTSPENIDLAEDRERFGALLRALDIPQPPSGVASTVEDACAVARSVGYPVLVRPSYVLGGRAMMIAYDEPSLASYVVEAIGASPGRSVLIDHFLESAVEVDVDALSDGEEVCIAGIQEHIEEAGVHSGDSSSVLPTYLIEPWHLDVMRRYTRQLARALRVIGLMNIQFAVKDDIVYVLEVNPRASRTVPFVSKATGVPVAKIAAWLMVGRRLADFNLPPMLPVGRFFIKAPVFPFIKFPGVDPVLGPEMRSIGEVMGVADSFGLAYWKAQLGAGTPLPRTGTVFLSVNDRDKPTALKVAQRLHRLGFHLVATRGTQELLSEAGLPVEVVFKVNEGRPNIVDLVRSRRVDLIVNTPLGKASHFDEKAIRAAAIQYNIPCITTITGAIAATSAIQALQHDQFVVGRLQDYHAGKSRVTAPSQVMAG, from the coding sequence ATGCCTAAACGCACTGATTTACGCAAAATTCTCGTCATTGGCTCCGGGCCGATTGTCATTGGGCAGGCCTGTGAGTTCGACTATTCCGGCACCCAGGCCTGTAAAGCCCTGCGCGCAGAAGGGTATGAGGTGGTTCTCATCAACTCCAATCCGGCCACCATCATGACCGACCCGGAACTAGCTGATGGCACCTACATCGAACCACTGACGCTGGAGGCGGTGACGGCCGTCCTGGAGCGCGAGCGACCCGACGCCCTCCTGCCGACGGTCGGTGGTCAAACCGCCCTCAACCTGGCCATGCAACTGGCGCAAGCTGGGGTGCTTGAACGGCTTGGCATCCAGTTGATCGGAGCCAACATCAAGGCAATCGAGCTGGCCGAGTCGCGCAAGCAGTTCAAAGCCGCCATGGAAGAGATCGGCCTTGAGATGACCAAGGCGGTCTTCGTGACACCCGAAACCAACTTGGATGACGTCAGGGCGACGATTGGCTATCCGGCCATCGTGCGACCGAGTTTTACGTTGGGCGGGGCCGGGGGCGGCATTGCCTACAATGACGAGGAGTTTTACCAGATTGTCGAGCGCGGACTGGCACTCAGCCCCGTTCAGGAAGTCGTTGTCGAGGAATCCGTACTCGGCTGGAAGGAGTACGAACTCGAAGTCATGCGCGACCACGCCGACAACATCGTGATTGTCTGCTCGATTGAAAACTTCGACCCGATGGGCGTTCACACCGGCGACTCCATCACCGTCGCGCCGGCGCAAACCCTCACCGACCGTGAATACCAGGCCCTGCGCGACGCCAGCCTCAAGATCATCCGCCGCATCGGGGTGGAAACCGGCGGCTCGAACATTCAGTTCGCCGTCAACCCGCGGGACGGACGGGTGCGGGTCATCGAGATGAACCCGCGTGTTTCACGCTCGTCGGCGTTGGCTTCAAAGGCCACCGGGTTTCCGATTGCCAAGATCGCGGCCAAGCTCGCCGTTGGCTACACCCTCGATGAAATCCCAAATGACATCACACGCCAAACACCGGCGAGTTTCGAGCCGACGCTCGACTACGTGGTGGTCAAGATTCCAAAGTGGGCGTTTGAGAAGTTCCAGGCAGCCGAGCCGGTCCTGGGGACGCAGATGAAATCCGTGGGCGAAGCTATGGCGATTGGCCGGACCTTCAAGGAAGCCTTCATGAAGGCGCTCCGGTCGCTCGAAGCCCATGCGGCGCGGCTCCCCACCTACACCACCGACGACGACCTCCGCCGGCACCTCATCACGCCCAACCCCGAACGGGTGCGCTACCTGCAAATGGCACTCGAACGGGGCTGGACCTGTACCGAGCTGCACGAACTCACGGCCATTGATCCGTGGTTTTTGTATCAACTCAAGGAAATTGCCGACGCCCAGAATCAACTTGTCGGACGGGCGCTCGCCGACATCCCCGATGCCGAACTGCGCAAGGTCAAGCGGATGGGCTTTTCCGACCGTCGCATCGCGCGCACGATTGGTTGCACCGAAGCTGAGGTGCGCCACCACCGCTTGCAGCGCGGCATCCGCCCGGTCTTCAAGCGGATTGATACCTGCGCTGCGGAGTTCGCGTCATACACGCCCTACCTTTACTCGACCTATGCCGAAGAATGTGAGGCTGACCCGACCAACCGGCGCAAAATTCTCATTTTGGGAAGTGGCCCAAACCGGATCGGGCAGGGGATCGAGTTTGATTATTGCTGTTGCCATGCCAGTTTTGCACTGCGCGAGGCCGGCTACGAAACCATCATGGTCAACTGCAATCCCGAAACGGTTTCGACGGACTATGACACCTCGGATCGGCTGTATTTCGAGCCGGTCACGTTCGAGGATGTCATGCACATCATCGAACGCGAACAGCCCGAAGGCGTCATCGTGCAGTTTGGCGGACAAACGCCGCTCAATCTGGCCTATGGGCTGCGGCAGGCCGGCGTCCCCATTCTTGGCACCTCACCTGAAAACATCGATCTGGCCGAAGACCGGGAGCGCTTTGGCGCACTCCTGCGCGCGCTCGACATTCCGCAGCCGCCGTCCGGCGTGGCTTCGACCGTGGAGGATGCCTGCGCCGTCGCCCGCTCGGTCGGCTATCCGGTGCTGGTTCGCCCAAGCTACGTGTTAGGCGGACGGGCGATGATGATTGCCTATGACGAACCGAGTCTGGCCAGCTATGTCGTGGAAGCCATCGGCGCTTCGCCAGGGCGGTCGGTGCTGATTGACCATTTTTTGGAGTCAGCCGTTGAGGTAGACGTAGATGCTCTGTCCGATGGCGAGGAAGTGTGCATCGCCGGCATTCAGGAACATATCGAAGAGGCCGGCGTCCATTCGGGCGACAGTTCGAGCGTCCTGCCGACCTACCTGATTGAACCGTGGCACTTGGATGTCATGCGGCGCTACACCCGGCAACTGGCCCGCGCGCTGCGCGTCATCGGACTGATGAACATTCAGTTTGCGGTCAAGGACGACATCGTGTACGTCCTGGAGGTCAACCCCCGCGCTTCCCGGACGGTGCCCTTCGTCAGCAAAGCCACGGGCGTCCCGGTTGCCAAAATCGCGGCCTGGCTGATGGTTGGCCGGCGGCTTGCCGACTTCAACTTGCCGCCGATGCTTCCGGTGGGACGGTTCTTCATCAAGGCGCCGGTCTTTCCGTTCATCAAGTTTCCGGGCGTGGACCCGGTGCTCGGGCCAGAAATGCGCTCGATTGGCGAAGTCATGGGGGTGGCAGACAGCTTTGGACTGGCGTACTGGAAGGCCCAGCTCGGCGCGGGCACGCCGCTGCCACGCACCGGAACCGTCTTTCTGAGTGTCAATGACCGCGACAAACCAACCGCGCTGAAGGTCGCGCAACGGTTGCACCGACTCGGCTTCCACTTGGTGGCGACGCGCGGCACCCAAGAACTGCTGTCCGAAGCCGGATTGCCGGTTGAGGTCGTGTTCAAGGTCAACGAAGGGCGTCCGAACATCGTGGACTTGGTGCGCAGCCGCCGCGTGGACTTGATCGTAAACACACCGCTTGGCAAGGCGTCCCACTTTGATGAGAAAGCGATTCGGGCGGCCGCCATTCAGTACAATATCCCCTGCATTACGACGATCACGGGCGCGATTGCCGCCACCAGCGCCATTCAGGCCCTCCAGCACGACCAGTTTGTGGTTGGTCGTTTGCAGGATTACCATGCTGGCAAGTCGCGTGTGACAGCTCCATCTCAGGTGATGGCCGGGTGA
- a CDS encoding MlaE family ABC transporter permease: MNFFLVLLTELQESTLLVWRALRYPFRRPVYWRETVAQMDSIGFGTLPIVLLAGFFIGAVLALQTAGTLRSFGAQNYTGRLVATSLLRELGPVLTCILLAGRAGSGIAAELGAMCVSEQIDAMRALGTDPFRKLVRPRLLALLTMAPILTVFANVVGIIGGLIVAITLLQIPSSVYLSSAREALNYDDIWGTFLKTGVFGLIVAVVGCRCGLRTRGGTVGVGQSTTTSVVVSIVLILVSDFFLTRLILTLSGMA, encoded by the coding sequence GTGAACTTCTTCCTTGTCTTGTTGACCGAGCTTCAGGAAAGCACGCTACTCGTCTGGCGAGCTTTACGGTATCCGTTTCGCCGGCCCGTGTACTGGCGGGAGACGGTCGCGCAAATGGACTCAATTGGCTTTGGCACGTTGCCGATTGTCCTGCTGGCCGGTTTTTTCATTGGCGCCGTGCTGGCGTTGCAAACAGCCGGCACACTTCGGTCGTTTGGCGCACAAAACTACACGGGACGCCTGGTGGCAACGTCGTTGCTCCGCGAGCTAGGTCCAGTCCTGACCTGCATTTTGCTGGCCGGGCGGGCCGGTTCGGGCATTGCGGCTGAACTGGGCGCGATGTGTGTCAGCGAGCAGATTGACGCCATGCGCGCGCTCGGCACCGATCCCTTTCGCAAACTTGTGCGGCCACGCTTGCTGGCCCTGCTAACGATGGCGCCGATTCTCACGGTGTTTGCCAATGTCGTGGGCATTATCGGTGGGCTGATTGTGGCCATTACGCTTTTACAAATCCCGTCGTCGGTGTATTTGTCATCGGCACGAGAAGCGCTCAATTATGACGACATCTGGGGAACCTTTCTCAAGACTGGTGTCTTTGGCTTGATTGTGGCGGTCGTTGGCTGTCGGTGCGGACTCCGAACTCGTGGGGGGACGGTTGGCGTTGGGCAATCCACGACGACGTCCGTGGTAGTGTCGATTGTGTTGATTCTGGTGTCAGATTTTTTCCTGACCCGATTAATTTTGACCCTGAGCGGCATGGCCTGA